A single genomic interval of uncultured Pseudodesulfovibrio sp. harbors:
- a CDS encoding bifunctional oligoribonuclease/PAP phosphatase NrnA has protein sequence MASPIQRISEILRNEDDFLIASHYNPDGDAIGSTCALGHILKSFGKQFTLYNASGLPERYDFTPLPAGISNTLPTVLPKWTIVLDCGAGERMGEELLGRAEETRVINIDHHLGNDEFGEENWVASDQPAVGSMIAQLAEELSVPLTGPLAECLYMAVATDTGFFTYGSTTPESLELAAQMLRDGLDIAHMNMLITKQWSEKRMRLLTEVLNGVELYLDKQVAVAIITQEIFDRTGTTPEETENVINFIRRLKSVRVAAILREEKKDTFKFSLRSYGDDNVQEIAARFGGGGHKNASGGTIAAPLDEARTMLVDIIGGSLGLK, from the coding sequence ATGGCAAGTCCAATTCAACGGATTAGCGAAATCCTCAGAAACGAGGACGATTTCCTGATCGCCTCGCATTACAACCCGGACGGCGATGCCATCGGGTCCACTTGTGCCTTGGGGCATATACTGAAAAGCTTTGGCAAACAATTCACACTGTACAACGCTTCCGGCCTCCCCGAGCGCTACGATTTCACTCCACTACCTGCGGGAATCAGCAACACCCTGCCCACCGTCCTGCCCAAATGGACCATAGTTCTCGACTGCGGCGCAGGCGAACGCATGGGCGAAGAACTGCTTGGCCGCGCGGAAGAAACGCGCGTGATCAACATCGACCACCATCTCGGAAACGACGAGTTCGGTGAAGAGAACTGGGTTGCTTCCGACCAGCCCGCCGTGGGGTCAATGATCGCCCAACTCGCTGAAGAACTGTCTGTCCCGCTCACCGGCCCGCTGGCAGAATGCCTGTATATGGCCGTTGCCACGGATACCGGATTTTTCACCTACGGTTCGACGACGCCGGAGTCCCTTGAACTGGCTGCACAGATGCTTCGCGACGGTCTGGACATCGCGCACATGAACATGCTCATCACGAAACAGTGGTCGGAAAAACGCATGCGCCTGCTCACCGAAGTCCTCAACGGGGTGGAACTCTACCTCGACAAACAGGTGGCAGTGGCGATCATCACACAGGAAATTTTCGACAGAACAGGCACCACGCCGGAAGAAACCGAAAACGTCATCAACTTCATCCGCCGACTGAAGAGTGTCCGCGTCGCCGCCATCCTGCGCGAAGAAAAAAAGGACACTTTCAAGTTCAGCCTGCGCTCCTATGGTGACGACAACGTACAGGAAATCGCTGCCCGATTCGGTGGCGGCGGACACAAAAACGCATC
- the rbfA gene encoding 30S ribosome-binding factor RbfA: protein MKASNSRRAVRMGDQIMREVGTLLVEEAQDPRLQLVTLSGVRMNANLRIAEIFYTVSGDAEHRAEVQTGLEKASGFLRSRLSRNLKLQFAPELRFVFDDFLEDVVYGKSNSTD from the coding sequence ATGAAAGCATCAAACTCCCGCAGAGCCGTCCGTATGGGCGACCAGATCATGCGCGAAGTAGGCACCCTGCTCGTCGAAGAAGCACAGGACCCGCGCCTGCAACTCGTCACCCTGTCGGGTGTCCGCATGAACGCCAACCTACGCATTGCGGAAATATTCTACACCGTGTCCGGCGACGCCGAGCACCGTGCGGAAGTACAGACCGGCCTTGAAAAGGCATCCGGTTTCCTCCGCTCCCGACTGAGCCGCAACCTCAAGCTCCAGTTTGCCCCGGAACTCCGGTTCGTTTTCGACGATTTCCTTGAGGATGTGGTCTATGGCAAGTCCAATTCAACGGATTAG
- a CDS encoding DUF503 domain-containing protein, which produces MIIGVLTLEFRLHGNRSLKGKRKIAQSLKQKLRNKFNVAVAEVEAMDVHEKLVLGVVTTANETGRVESSLAKALAMVEAISPAELTRCNTEIFSD; this is translated from the coding sequence ATGATAATCGGCGTCCTGACCCTCGAATTCAGACTTCACGGCAACCGCTCCCTCAAGGGAAAACGCAAGATAGCCCAGAGTCTCAAGCAGAAACTTCGCAATAAGTTCAATGTTGCTGTTGCGGAAGTCGAGGCCATGGATGTACACGAAAAACTGGTTCTGGGCGTAGTGACCACCGCCAACGAAACCGGCCGGGTCGAAAGCAGTCTTGCCAAGGCACTTGCCATGGTTGAAGCGATATCACCCGCAGAGCTGACCCGCTGCAATACAGAAATTTTTAGCGATTAA
- the infB gene encoding translation initiation factor IF-2: MTAKVRVEDLAAELGLSNKDVIQHLREIGVQAKSQKTVLEDEDVDRFKAEMKKGGGKRKEVRRVTDSGVILRRRKKKPAVKDAEETAPVEQAEAPSEAPAEAPAEAPAEVAAEKPAETADEKTAAAPSVAEEEAPAKEEAPKESVAKKKPAQKAKKKAEPKVKIIKPAVEETPVEEVKAEVEPPVKEAVAEKAAPEPAPEEAEAAAPKEAPVKKAAEKAAPEAKDAQEEKASKPAQKAKADTDETKKKKKKKKKEPEAPKVKIISMPDPAEVQAREAAKAMSEPRRGRPGGGRPGGGRPGGGRPGGGRPNGGRPGGARPGGPRPNGGGRPGAPAPAPIPDGRSKKKKGKKDRRVVEFSTGGGRGGKAERFEESGFPQGRKGRKKKGRKQQMQQVEQTIAQPMKAAKRKIRFDEAIRLSDMAHQMGTKAQDLIKALFAMGVMATINQSLDLDTATLLASEFGYEVENVSFDEQEFLVPTKADKDEDLKSRPPVVTIMGHVDHGKTSLLDAIRLSNVTDGEAGGITQHIGAYHVNTDRGEIVFLDTPGHEAFTTMRMRGAQVTDIVILVVAADDGVMDQTREAISHSKAAGVPIVVAVNKIDKEGANPDNVKRELAEQGLVPEDWGGDTIFAHVSAKQKTGLDELLEMVLLQAEVLELKANPDKHARGHIVEAKLDKGRGPVGTMLISEGTINQGDSFVCGVHFGKVRAMFNDQGKKLKTAGPAMPVEIQGFDGLPEAGDELFVVDEEKMARRIAQSRAMKQREKILSAKSKVTLESFLASKPNDEAQTLNLVLKADVQGSLEAVTEALNKLSTDEVKINVVHGGAGAITESDILLAGASEAITIGFNVRPNLKVKEIAEHEGVEVRFYDIIYKLVQEVKDAMSGMLAPDIEEVYLGQAEVRDTFSVPKVGTVAGCFVPDGKITRNAKVRLLRDGVVIYTGAVASLRRVKDDVKEVTKGFECGVGLEKFNDIKVGDTIEAFETKEVARTID, from the coding sequence ATGACGGCAAAGGTTCGGGTAGAAGACCTGGCTGCTGAGCTTGGGCTCAGCAACAAGGATGTCATTCAGCATCTTCGCGAGATCGGTGTTCAGGCAAAAAGCCAGAAAACCGTTCTGGAAGACGAGGATGTGGACCGCTTCAAGGCGGAGATGAAAAAAGGTGGCGGCAAGCGCAAGGAAGTGCGCCGCGTGACTGATTCCGGTGTTATTCTCCGGCGTCGCAAAAAGAAACCTGCAGTCAAGGACGCGGAAGAAACCGCGCCTGTAGAGCAGGCCGAGGCTCCGTCCGAAGCTCCGGCTGAAGCTCCGGCCGAGGCTCCGGCTGAAGTTGCGGCTGAAAAGCCGGCAGAGACTGCGGACGAAAAAACGGCTGCCGCACCTAGCGTCGCCGAAGAAGAGGCTCCCGCCAAGGAAGAAGCCCCCAAAGAATCCGTGGCGAAAAAGAAGCCCGCCCAAAAGGCAAAGAAAAAGGCCGAGCCCAAGGTCAAGATTATCAAGCCTGCGGTTGAAGAAACTCCCGTAGAAGAGGTGAAGGCCGAAGTGGAACCTCCGGTCAAGGAAGCTGTGGCAGAAAAGGCCGCCCCCGAACCCGCGCCTGAAGAAGCCGAAGCAGCCGCTCCCAAGGAAGCTCCTGTCAAAAAAGCCGCAGAAAAAGCTGCCCCCGAAGCAAAAGACGCACAAGAGGAAAAGGCTTCCAAACCGGCTCAAAAGGCAAAAGCCGACACAGACGAGACCAAGAAGAAAAAGAAAAAGAAAAAGAAGGAGCCTGAAGCTCCCAAAGTCAAAATCATTTCCATGCCCGACCCTGCCGAGGTGCAGGCTCGCGAGGCCGCCAAGGCCATGTCCGAGCCGCGTCGAGGCCGTCCCGGTGGTGGTCGCCCAGGCGGCGGTCGTCCCGGTGGAGGTCGCCCCGGCGGTGGCCGTCCCAATGGTGGACGTCCCGGCGGAGCTCGTCCCGGTGGTCCCCGTCCGAACGGCGGAGGACGTCCGGGCGCACCGGCTCCCGCTCCCATCCCTGATGGACGCAGCAAGAAAAAGAAGGGCAAGAAAGATCGCCGCGTAGTCGAATTCTCCACTGGAGGCGGACGCGGTGGCAAAGCCGAACGTTTCGAAGAAAGCGGTTTCCCGCAGGGACGCAAGGGGCGCAAGAAGAAAGGCCGCAAGCAGCAGATGCAGCAGGTCGAGCAGACCATTGCCCAGCCCATGAAGGCCGCCAAGCGCAAGATCAGGTTCGACGAGGCCATTCGCCTCTCCGACATGGCTCACCAGATGGGCACCAAGGCACAGGATCTCATCAAGGCCCTGTTTGCCATGGGCGTCATGGCGACCATCAACCAGTCCCTTGATCTGGATACCGCCACCCTGCTTGCCAGCGAATTCGGCTACGAAGTCGAAAACGTTTCCTTTGACGAACAGGAATTCCTTGTTCCCACCAAGGCAGACAAGGATGAAGATCTCAAGTCCCGCCCGCCCGTGGTTACCATCATGGGGCACGTTGACCATGGTAAAACCTCCCTGCTCGACGCCATCCGTCTCTCCAATGTGACAGACGGCGAAGCAGGCGGCATCACGCAGCACATCGGTGCGTACCACGTCAACACGGATCGCGGCGAAATCGTGTTCCTCGATACCCCGGGCCACGAAGCGTTTACCACCATGCGTATGCGCGGCGCACAGGTCACCGACATCGTCATTCTGGTCGTTGCGGCCGACGACGGCGTCATGGACCAGACCCGTGAGGCCATCAGCCACTCCAAGGCTGCCGGTGTTCCCATCGTGGTCGCGGTCAACAAAATCGATAAGGAAGGAGCCAATCCGGACAACGTCAAGCGAGAACTGGCCGAACAGGGCCTCGTTCCCGAAGACTGGGGCGGTGACACCATCTTCGCCCACGTCTCTGCCAAGCAGAAGACCGGTCTGGACGAACTGCTCGAAATGGTCCTTCTTCAGGCTGAAGTTCTGGAACTCAAGGCCAACCCGGACAAGCACGCTCGCGGTCACATCGTCGAAGCCAAGCTCGACAAGGGACGCGGTCCTGTCGGTACCATGCTCATCTCCGAGGGTACCATCAATCAGGGTGACAGCTTTGTCTGCGGCGTTCACTTCGGTAAGGTCCGCGCCATGTTCAACGATCAGGGCAAGAAGCTCAAGACCGCCGGACCGGCCATGCCCGTGGAAATCCAGGGCTTTGACGGCCTGCCCGAAGCCGGTGACGAACTCTTTGTTGTTGATGAGGAAAAAATGGCCCGCCGCATTGCACAGTCCCGTGCAATGAAGCAGCGCGAAAAAATCCTCTCCGCCAAGTCCAAGGTCACCTTGGAATCCTTCCTCGCCAGCAAGCCCAACGATGAGGCTCAGACCCTCAACCTGGTGCTCAAGGCCGACGTGCAGGGTTCTCTGGAAGCCGTTACCGAAGCGCTCAACAAGCTCTCCACGGACGAAGTCAAGATCAACGTGGTTCACGGCGGAGCCGGTGCCATCACCGAATCCGACATCCTTCTGGCCGGAGCGTCCGAAGCCATCACCATCGGCTTCAACGTCCGCCCGAACCTGAAGGTTAAGGAAATCGCCGAACACGAGGGCGTCGAAGTCCGCTTCTACGACATCATCTACAAGCTGGTGCAGGAAGTGAAAGACGCCATGAGCGGCATGCTCGCTCCGGACATCGAGGAAGTCTACCTCGGTCAGGCCGAAGTACGCGATACCTTCAGCGTTCCCAAGGTCGGAACGGTTGCCGGTTGTTTCGTGCCCGACGGCAAGATCACCCGCAACGCCAAGGTCCGCCTGCTGCGCGACGGCGTGGTCATCTACACCGGAGCCGTGGCCTCCCTGCGACGCGTCAAGGACGACGTCAAGGAAGTCACCAAGGGCTTTGAGTGCGGCGTGGGCCTCGAAAAGTTCAACGACATCAAGGTCGGTGATACTATCGAAGCCTTTGAGACCAAGGAAGTCGCCCGTACTATCGACTAA
- a CDS encoding YlxR family protein, whose product MSETMAKNEPVRMCVACRQRFPKKELTRYVCPDTTAELETDGPVSDPEMKKPGRGYYVCVQARCRDRFPKMIVGLMKKRKGETQ is encoded by the coding sequence ATGAGCGAGACCATGGCAAAAAATGAGCCGGTCCGCATGTGCGTCGCCTGCCGCCAGCGGTTCCCGAAAAAGGAACTCACGCGGTACGTGTGTCCGGATACCACGGCGGAACTGGAAACGGACGGTCCGGTTTCGGACCCGGAAATGAAAAAACCGGGACGTGGTTACTATGTATGCGTCCAGGCCCGATGCAGGGACAGGTTCCCGAAAATGATTGTGGGCCTGATGAAGAAACGCAAGGGGGAAACTCAATGA
- the nusA gene encoding transcription termination factor NusA, translating to MSELKKAIDQISKDRGIDRDLLVDTLEEAVRSAVARKYGETMDIEVAFNEDNGEIEVFEFKVVVEEVHDPISEISLEDAEEHDPNARIDDEMGFPVKVEDLGRIAAQSAKQVIIQRMRDAEQEIIYEEYKDRVGEISSGIIQRRDRTGWIINLGRTEALLPKDEQIPRERYKRGDRVQAYIIDVLKESRGPQVVVSRSHPDYMIELFKREVPEVSDNTVKIMGVARDPGLRAKVAVMSRDRDVDPVGACVGIRGSRIQNVVQELKGERIDIVVWSPDIAMYAQHALSPALISRITVDEEEEALEVVCPDDQLTLAIGRKGQNVKLAAKLLGWKIDIFTESRYGELNAGRKGMDQIAAVAEIGMESFFNAGFESLESIVQASDDELLAVKGLTETKIADIRVAINMLAPEIAESIGADKEQADETPETVEEAAEAVETAQDEEAAETAADETEEESETPADGEETK from the coding sequence ATGTCGGAGCTGAAAAAAGCCATCGACCAGATTAGCAAGGACAGAGGCATTGACCGCGACCTGCTCGTCGACACCCTGGAAGAAGCCGTCAGGAGCGCTGTTGCTCGCAAGTACGGTGAAACCATGGACATTGAAGTAGCCTTCAACGAAGACAACGGCGAGATCGAAGTCTTCGAATTCAAGGTTGTTGTCGAAGAGGTCCACGACCCCATCAGTGAAATTTCCCTGGAAGATGCCGAAGAGCACGATCCCAACGCCCGCATTGACGACGAAATGGGCTTTCCGGTCAAGGTCGAAGACCTGGGCCGCATCGCAGCCCAGTCGGCCAAGCAGGTGATCATCCAGCGCATGCGTGATGCAGAGCAGGAAATCATCTACGAAGAATACAAGGACCGCGTTGGCGAAATTTCCAGCGGCATCATTCAGCGCCGCGACCGCACCGGCTGGATCATCAACCTCGGACGCACCGAGGCGCTCCTGCCCAAGGATGAACAGATCCCCAGAGAACGCTACAAGCGCGGTGACCGCGTGCAGGCGTACATCATCGATGTGCTCAAGGAATCCCGCGGCCCGCAGGTCGTGGTATCCCGTTCTCACCCGGATTACATGATCGAGCTGTTCAAGCGCGAAGTGCCGGAAGTATCTGACAACACTGTCAAGATCATGGGTGTTGCCCGTGATCCGGGACTGCGTGCCAAGGTTGCCGTCATGTCCCGTGACCGTGATGTGGATCCGGTCGGCGCATGTGTCGGCATCCGTGGTTCCCGCATCCAGAACGTCGTGCAGGAGCTCAAGGGCGAACGCATCGACATCGTGGTCTGGAGCCCGGACATCGCCATGTACGCACAGCACGCCCTGTCTCCGGCACTGATCTCGCGGATCACGGTCGACGAGGAAGAGGAAGCACTCGAGGTGGTGTGCCCGGACGATCAGCTCACGCTGGCCATCGGCCGCAAGGGCCAGAACGTCAAGCTCGCCGCCAAGCTGCTCGGCTGGAAGATAGACATCTTCACCGAATCCCGGTACGGCGAACTCAACGCAGGCCGCAAGGGCATGGACCAGATCGCCGCAGTTGCGGAAATCGGCATGGAAAGCTTCTTCAATGCGGGCTTCGAATCCCTGGAATCCATTGTTCAGGCTTCCGACGATGAACTGCTCGCCGTGAAAGGCCTTACCGAAACAAAGATCGCGGACATCCGCGTCGCCATAAACATGCTGGCTCCCGAAATCGCCGAATCTATCGGCGCGGACAAGGAGCAGGCAGACGAGACTCCTGAAACGGTGGAAGAAGCGGCAGAAGCCGTCGAAACCGCGCAGGATGAAGAAGCAGCCGAAACTGCGGCTGATGAGACTGAAGAGGAATCCGAGACTCCCGCCGATGGCGAGGAGACGAAATAG
- the rimP gene encoding ribosome maturation factor RimP, producing MRQTFEEKLTEIIRPEVEGLGCRFWGLSSPSKGKKRIVRIYIDGDNGATIDQCAKVSRQVGLMLEVEDIIPGAFTLEVSSPGLDRRFFATEQMHDYVGKKLTVQTYDAIDGQRKFTGELAEVADAAFTLDIDGEKTTFDWPDVKEVRLVHEF from the coding sequence ATGCGCCAGACATTTGAAGAGAAATTGACAGAAATCATCCGCCCCGAGGTGGAAGGTCTCGGCTGTCGCTTCTGGGGTTTGTCCTCTCCTTCCAAAGGCAAGAAGCGTATAGTAAGGATATATATTGACGGAGACAACGGCGCGACCATTGACCAATGCGCCAAGGTCAGCCGCCAGGTCGGACTGATGCTTGAAGTGGAAGACATCATTCCGGGTGCGTTCACACTGGAAGTATCTTCTCCGGGACTGGATCGCCGCTTCTTTGCCACTGAACAGATGCACGATTACGTCGGCAAGAAACTGACCGTGCAGACTTATGACGCCATCGACGGACAACGCAAGTTCACAGGAGAACTCGCCGAAGTCGCTGATGCCGCGTTCACCCTGGACATTGACGGCGAAAAAACCACTTTTGACTGGCCCGACGTCAAAGAGGTCCGGCTGGTACACGAATTTTAG
- a CDS encoding flagellar hook-basal body protein, which translates to MRDSSLSALFGALSNEMRMSTIANNLANVNTTAYKKDTMAFHDVFTRFAHDNVVSTETYLRGKEMFPDPKIMAKTRLAEQQVDFTQGSLQKTGNQLDFALSGEGFFKVQSGEDVMYTRAGNFLVDANGVLVTQQGDTVLVDGGPLVLPPGATLSATSGGTLSINGEPAGSFDLATFEDLGPLERAGGNKYLAPEGAAEAPPGDLEVQQGFLEKGNVEVVTEMVEMLETQRAFEMYSKMLTGTDQLDRNMILRLGRIT; encoded by the coding sequence ATGCGAGACAGTAGTTTAAGCGCATTATTCGGGGCTTTATCCAATGAAATGAGGATGTCAACGATCGCCAATAATTTGGCGAACGTGAACACGACCGCCTATAAAAAGGACACCATGGCCTTCCATGATGTCTTTACACGCTTTGCTCACGACAATGTTGTTTCGACGGAAACATACCTTCGTGGAAAGGAGATGTTTCCTGATCCGAAAATAATGGCCAAGACCCGTCTGGCCGAGCAGCAGGTCGATTTTACGCAGGGCAGCCTCCAGAAAACCGGCAACCAGCTTGATTTCGCATTGTCCGGCGAGGGGTTCTTCAAGGTCCAGTCCGGTGAGGATGTCATGTACACCCGGGCCGGGAATTTTCTTGTCGATGCCAACGGTGTTCTGGTGACCCAGCAGGGCGATACCGTGCTGGTGGACGGCGGGCCGCTTGTCCTGCCGCCCGGTGCGACTCTTTCGGCCACTTCCGGCGGGACATTGTCCATCAACGGTGAACCCGCAGGATCGTTTGATCTGGCGACGTTTGAAGACCTCGGACCGCTCGAACGGGCCGGGGGAAACAAGTATCTGGCCCCTGAGGGAGCCGCGGAAGCACCACCCGGAGATCTGGAAGTTCAACAGGGATTTCTGGAAAAGGGGAATGTCGAGGTCGTCACCGAGATGGTGGAGATGCTTGAAACCCAGCGTGCTTTTGAAATGTACTCGAAAATGCTGACCGGAACCGATCAGCTTGACCGGAACATGATTCTGCGTCTCGGTCGAATTACGTAA
- the flgG gene encoding flagellar basal-body rod protein FlgG, whose product MMRSLWTAATGMVAMQTHIDTLSNNLANVNTTGFKKSRAEFEDLMYQTLQIAGTQNEGGTRTPVGMQVGMGVRPVTVHKFFTQGDPKNTGNPLDLSIEGEGFFKVSMNGEDVFTRAGSFKLDNEGRVVTAGGHPLQPEFTVPPETVSVVVTETGHIAAQDKDGTALAETDIDLYRFQNPAGLIAAGRNFYRESEASGAAVAGTPGDENYGTIAQGFLEGSNVEMVDEMVGLIVGQRAYEINSKAITTSDGMLQTAINIKR is encoded by the coding sequence ATGATGCGCTCACTCTGGACTGCCGCGACCGGCATGGTCGCCATGCAGACCCATATCGACACCTTGTCAAACAACCTTGCCAACGTGAACACCACCGGCTTCAAGAAAAGCCGTGCCGAGTTCGAGGACCTCATGTACCAGACGCTTCAGATCGCCGGTACGCAGAACGAGGGCGGGACACGCACCCCTGTGGGCATGCAGGTCGGCATGGGTGTCAGACCCGTGACAGTCCACAAGTTTTTCACGCAGGGTGATCCCAAGAACACCGGCAACCCGCTTGATCTTTCCATTGAAGGCGAAGGCTTTTTCAAGGTTTCCATGAACGGCGAGGACGTATTCACCCGCGCCGGTTCCTTCAAGCTTGATAACGAAGGCCGAGTGGTCACAGCCGGTGGCCATCCGCTTCAGCCGGAATTCACCGTGCCGCCTGAAACCGTCAGTGTCGTGGTCACGGAGACCGGGCATATCGCGGCTCAGGACAAGGACGGCACCGCTCTGGCCGAGACCGATATCGACCTTTACCGTTTTCAGAACCCGGCAGGGCTGATCGCGGCGGGCCGCAACTTTTATCGCGAGAGCGAGGCTTCCGGTGCTGCCGTGGCCGGTACTCCCGGTGACGAGAACTACGGCACTATCGCACAGGGCTTTCTTGAAGGCTCCAACGTCGAGATGGTGGATGAAATGGTCGGCCTGATCGTCGGCCAGAGAGCATATGAAATCAACTCCAAGGCGATTACCACGTCTGACGGCATGTTGCAGACTGCCATCAATATCAAGCGGTAA
- the flgA gene encoding flagellar basal body P-ring formation chaperone FlgA, whose protein sequence is MTTTRNRLGSVAFIMVLALTLLLGTASVIGAAGGTHPGNSWRLMVKSAACVKGPVVMLGEIADPVSGVDERTWKSLAGVKLWKASDKPGRPVTITRDKLRKVLRYYMGDMINNLVLPSQMTVQTGGRVITGDELRNRVVVFLTPRANDLGGDVEFKNLRLPMNYFFRNAYDKLEIGLSGDIKPGRNQIKLRSVASDGKVLSSKAGSVFINVWKAVPVAAKPLNRFERVTKDKVSFMRVNMAYKKDIWDGTGGPWRMARTLGRGQAFTLSHLDQVPLIEKGERVNLIYRNKRIRLSIKAEALDEGGMGQQVAVRNLQSKKTILATVVGNDTVLVK, encoded by the coding sequence ATGACAACAACTCGGAATCGGCTGGGGAGTGTCGCATTCATCATGGTGCTGGCCTTGACCCTGCTCCTGGGAACGGCCTCCGTCATCGGAGCGGCGGGCGGTACCCATCCGGGCAACTCGTGGCGACTGATGGTCAAGAGCGCGGCCTGCGTCAAGGGACCTGTCGTCATGCTTGGTGAAATCGCCGACCCTGTGAGCGGGGTCGACGAAAGGACCTGGAAATCCCTTGCCGGTGTGAAGCTCTGGAAGGCGTCGGACAAACCCGGACGCCCGGTAACCATTACTCGTGACAAGCTGCGGAAGGTGTTGCGCTACTACATGGGGGACATGATCAATAATCTGGTCCTTCCCAGTCAGATGACAGTACAGACCGGAGGCAGGGTTATCACGGGCGACGAGCTTCGCAACCGTGTCGTCGTTTTTTTGACACCTCGTGCCAACGACCTTGGCGGGGATGTGGAATTCAAGAATCTTCGCCTGCCCATGAATTATTTTTTCCGCAATGCCTACGACAAGCTGGAGATCGGTCTTTCCGGCGACATCAAGCCCGGTCGCAACCAGATCAAGCTGCGGTCGGTGGCTTCTGACGGAAAAGTCCTTTCATCCAAGGCCGGATCGGTTTTCATTAATGTCTGGAAGGCCGTGCCTGTGGCTGCCAAACCGCTCAATCGTTTCGAGCGGGTGACCAAGGACAAGGTGTCATTCATGCGGGTTAACATGGCCTACAAGAAAGATATTTGGGACGGAACCGGCGGGCCGTGGCGCATGGCCCGGACTCTCGGCCGGGGACAGGCTTTTACCTTGTCGCATCTGGATCAGGTGCCGCTTATTGAAAAGGGTGAACGGGTCAATCTCATTTATCGGAACAAGCGAATCCGTCTGTCCATCAAAGCGGAAGCTCTCGATGAGGGCGGCATGGGACAGCAGGTTGCGGTTCGCAATTTGCAAAGCAAGAAAACAATCCTGGCCACGGTTGTCGGGAACGATACGGTTTTGGTCAAGTAG
- a CDS encoding flagellar basal body L-ring protein FlgH — protein sequence MRQYVLIIAAAIMLTAGCAPKYQEQPMPILTPPVYEEQDPAANPGSLYDTNRSEFLYDDNRASRVGDIVLVKVSETANTKLKSETTAKKENTIDTGVTAMPGASVIGNIPFAGKLGGKAGVNIGASQSSDFKGNGETKQESTFEATVATRIVRRLPGNLLQVEGARRIRVNHETQFLVVRGLIRQRDISSDNSISSTNLAEAQIEIYGQGVLADKQRPGWLSRILDNIFPF from the coding sequence ATGAGGCAATACGTTCTGATCATAGCAGCAGCGATTATGCTCACTGCCGGGTGTGCTCCGAAATATCAGGAGCAGCCCATGCCCATCCTGACTCCGCCGGTTTACGAAGAGCAGGACCCTGCGGCCAATCCCGGTTCGCTGTACGACACCAACAGGTCCGAATTCCTGTATGACGACAACCGCGCTTCCCGCGTGGGTGATATCGTTCTGGTGAAAGTTTCTGAAACCGCCAATACCAAGCTGAAATCAGAAACGACGGCCAAAAAGGAAAACACCATTGATACCGGGGTGACCGCCATGCCGGGGGCCAGCGTCATAGGGAATATTCCTTTTGCAGGAAAACTCGGCGGCAAGGCCGGTGTCAATATCGGTGCCTCCCAGTCGTCCGACTTCAAGGGGAACGGCGAAACCAAGCAGGAGTCCACGTTCGAGGCCACGGTCGCCACACGTATCGTGCGGCGTCTGCCCGGTAATCTGCTTCAGGTGGAAGGCGCACGCCGTATCCGTGTCAATCACGAAACCCAGTTCCTCGTGGTGCGCGGCCTGATTCGTCAGCGTGACATTTCCTCCGACAACTCGATTTCCTCGACCAATCTGGCCGAGGCACAGATCGAAATTTACGGTCAGGGCGTGCTTGCCGACAAGCAGCGGCCCGGTTGGCTGTCGAGAATTCTGGATAACATCTTCCCCTTCTAG